A window of Mycobacteriales bacterium contains these coding sequences:
- a CDS encoding class I SAM-dependent methyltransferase, which translates to MSEPALTAMAWLRWDVVERLWRRIGPVEKVVEVGAGRGAVGVRLARRARHYVGYEPDATSAAVARSRVEATHRGTVRTAILDAAAATGDADVVCAFEVLEHIDDDLGALEAWGAQLKPGGWLLLSVPAFAERYGPCDAHVGHLRRYDPDLLRERLVAAGYTVEEIALYGWGLGYALESARNAIVRRKKPPESVAERTAGSGRFFQPPDALGVVTAAATAPFRLLQRMQPAKGTGLVALARKPAA; encoded by the coding sequence ATGAGCGAGCCCGCGCTGACCGCCATGGCCTGGCTCCGCTGGGACGTGGTCGAGCGCCTGTGGCGGCGCATCGGCCCGGTCGAGAAGGTCGTCGAGGTCGGCGCCGGGCGCGGCGCCGTCGGCGTGCGGCTCGCCCGGCGCGCGCGCCACTACGTCGGCTACGAGCCGGACGCGACCTCCGCCGCCGTCGCCCGCTCCCGCGTCGAGGCCACCCACCGGGGCACCGTCCGCACCGCCATCCTCGACGCGGCCGCCGCGACCGGCGACGCCGACGTCGTCTGCGCGTTCGAGGTGCTCGAGCACATCGACGACGACCTCGGCGCGCTCGAGGCGTGGGGCGCCCAGCTCAAGCCCGGCGGCTGGCTGCTGCTGTCGGTGCCGGCGTTCGCCGAGCGGTACGGCCCGTGCGACGCCCACGTCGGGCACCTGCGGCGTTACGACCCCGACCTGCTCCGCGAGCGCCTCGTCGCCGCCGGCTACACCGTCGAGGAGATCGCGTTGTACGGCTGGGGGCTCGGCTACGCGCTGGAGTCCGCGCGCAACGCCATCGTTCGCCGGAAGAAGCCGCCCGAGTCCGTGGCCGAACGCACCGCCGGCAGCGGCCGCTTCTTCCAGCCGCCGGACGCGCTGGGCGTGGTCACCGCCGCCGCGACGGCGCCGTTCCGCCTGCTCCAGCGGATGCAGCCGGCGAAGGGCACCGGCCTCGTCGCCCTCGCCCGCAAGCCCGCGGCGTGA
- a CDS encoding response regulator transcription factor, with the protein MSTLLVLTDAHDPVLPALALLPHNVVVARAEPAALLDAPAADVMVVDARTDLVGARSLCRLLRTTGVATPLLAVVTEGGMTVVNADWGVDDMILAVAGPAEIDGRLRLALGRAGALPAAPGPADEVIRGGDLVIDEGTYQARVKGRPLDLTFKEFELLKYLAQHPGRVFTRAQLLQEVWGYDYYGGTRTVDVHVRRLRAKLGPEHEALVGTVRNVGYKFVTPTETASTAVADAAPAASR; encoded by the coding sequence TTGAGCACGCTGCTGGTCCTGACCGACGCCCACGACCCCGTGCTGCCCGCGCTCGCGCTGCTCCCGCACAACGTCGTCGTCGCCCGCGCCGAGCCGGCCGCGCTGCTCGACGCCCCGGCCGCCGACGTCATGGTGGTCGACGCCCGCACCGACCTGGTCGGCGCCCGCTCGCTTTGCCGGCTGCTGCGTACGACCGGTGTCGCGACGCCGTTGCTGGCCGTCGTCACCGAGGGCGGCATGACCGTCGTCAACGCCGACTGGGGCGTGGACGACATGATCCTCGCGGTGGCCGGGCCGGCCGAGATCGACGGGCGGCTGCGGCTCGCGCTCGGCCGCGCCGGCGCCCTGCCCGCCGCGCCCGGACCGGCGGACGAGGTGATCCGCGGCGGCGACCTCGTCATCGACGAGGGGACGTACCAGGCGCGGGTGAAGGGCCGGCCGCTGGACCTGACGTTCAAGGAGTTCGAGCTGCTGAAGTACCTCGCGCAGCACCCGGGCCGGGTGTTCACGCGGGCGCAGCTCCTCCAGGAGGTGTGGGGGTACGACTATTACGGCGGCACGCGCACCGTCGACGTCCACGTGCGGCGGCTGCGCGCCAAGCTCGGCCCCGAGCACGAGGCGCTGGTGGGGACCGTGCGCAACGTCGGCTACAAGTTCGTGACACCCACCGAGACGGCTAGCACCGCCGTTGCTGATGCAGCGCCGGCAGCATCGAGGTGA
- a CDS encoding DUF2993 domain-containing protein: MFRRLLIFLAILAGLAVAADRGLAAVAGNATAAQVRLHEGLREDPDVTFRGFPFVTQAVHGRFRAVDVTARDVERDGLTVDRIDAHLEGVKIDLGRALKGRVSAVPIQRGRATVTLTYADLGAYLARKPGNIRLAVRAGQVYVTSTYGVTGLGQVEVEGTPSVRVSGDDVRVTVSNVRAVAAGTRLTAAQAGAAGARASFTIPLSKLPFGITVESARLTGEALVVAASAEGLVVDLRR; this comes from the coding sequence GTGTTCCGCCGGCTGCTGATCTTCCTGGCCATCCTGGCGGGGCTCGCGGTCGCCGCCGACCGCGGCCTCGCCGCCGTCGCCGGCAACGCCACCGCCGCCCAGGTACGCCTGCACGAGGGGCTGCGCGAGGACCCGGACGTGACGTTCCGCGGCTTCCCGTTCGTGACCCAGGCGGTGCACGGCCGGTTCCGCGCGGTCGACGTCACCGCCCGCGACGTCGAGCGCGACGGCCTCACCGTCGACCGCATCGACGCCCACCTGGAGGGCGTCAAGATCGACCTCGGCCGCGCGCTGAAGGGCCGGGTCAGCGCGGTGCCGATCCAGCGTGGCCGCGCCACCGTCACGCTCACCTACGCCGACCTCGGCGCGTACCTCGCCAGGAAGCCCGGCAACATCCGCCTCGCCGTCCGCGCCGGCCAGGTCTACGTCACGTCCACCTACGGCGTCACCGGCCTCGGCCAGGTCGAGGTCGAGGGGACGCCGTCCGTCCGGGTCAGCGGCGACGACGTCCGCGTCACGGTCTCGAACGTCCGCGCCGTCGCCGCCGGCACCCGGCTCACCGCCGCGCAGGCGGGCGCCGCCGGCGCGCGGGCGTCGTTCACGATCCCGCTGTCGAAGCTTCCGTTCGGCATCACCGTCGAGTCGGCGCGGCTCACCGGCGAGGCGCTCGTCGTCGCCGCGTCCGCCGAGGGGCTGGTCGTCGACCTGCGCCGGTAA
- the mshD gene encoding mycothiol synthase: protein MATPENLTLDVRTRLDREQVADVRALVDAASDADGVHPLSEHVTLHLGHGGDPDARNVLACVDGRLTGYAHLDLTDVVEGASAELVVHPDARRQGVGRALVGQLVGLTAGQRLRLWAHGSHPAAAELATKMGFRRGRALWQMRRSLHAALAAPALPDGVTVRTFVPGRDEEPWVVLNNAAFADHPDQGRWTVEDVMVREKEPWFDPGGFFLAERDGELVAFHWTKVHGATQHLHEHGHGEDDPHDHAHDPIGEVYVVGVSPSAQRLGLGPAMTTIGLRHLRSLGLAQVMLYVDEVNTNAIRVYERLGFTRWNTDVSYVNWS from the coding sequence GTGGCGACGCCCGAGAACCTCACGCTCGACGTCCGCACCCGCCTCGACCGCGAGCAGGTGGCCGACGTGCGGGCGCTGGTGGACGCCGCGAGCGACGCCGACGGCGTCCACCCGCTCTCCGAGCACGTCACCCTGCACCTCGGCCACGGCGGCGACCCGGACGCCCGCAACGTCCTCGCCTGCGTCGACGGCCGCCTCACCGGTTACGCCCACCTCGACCTCACCGACGTGGTCGAGGGCGCCAGCGCCGAGCTGGTCGTCCACCCCGACGCGCGCCGCCAGGGCGTCGGCCGCGCGCTCGTCGGCCAGCTCGTCGGCCTCACCGCCGGGCAGCGGCTGCGCCTGTGGGCGCACGGCTCGCACCCGGCCGCCGCCGAGCTCGCCACGAAGATGGGCTTCCGGCGCGGCCGCGCGCTGTGGCAGATGCGGCGTTCGCTGCACGCCGCGCTGGCCGCGCCGGCGCTGCCGGACGGCGTGACCGTGCGGACGTTCGTGCCAGGCCGGGACGAGGAGCCGTGGGTGGTGCTGAACAACGCGGCGTTCGCCGACCACCCGGACCAGGGCCGCTGGACCGTCGAGGACGTGATGGTCCGCGAGAAGGAGCCGTGGTTCGACCCCGGCGGCTTCTTCCTCGCCGAGCGCGACGGCGAGCTCGTGGCGTTCCACTGGACCAAGGTGCACGGCGCCACGCAGCACCTCCACGAGCACGGGCACGGCGAGGACGACCCGCACGACCACGCGCACGACCCCATCGGCGAGGTCTACGTCGTCGGCGTCTCCCCCTCCGCGCAGCGCCTCGGCCTCGGCCCGGCGATGACCACCATCGGCCTGCGCCACCTGCGCTCGCTCGGGCTGGCGCAGGTCATGCTCTACGTCGACGAGGTCAACACCAACGCGATCCGCGTCTACGAGCGCCTCGGCTTCACCCGCTGGAACACCGATGTCTCCTACGTGAACTGGTCATAG
- a CDS encoding thioredoxin family protein, translating to MPPYAVLLATLLASAAFGLGWSRRNGRVRPVADGALTGDDLAALGLARLGERATLVQFSSAFCAPCRATRRILGEVAEMVDGVAYAEVDAESHLDAVRRFDVLRTPTVLVLDRTGRVVVRASGQPRKADVLAGVGKAVSGDAVGSSR from the coding sequence ATGCCGCCCTACGCCGTCCTCCTCGCCACGCTGCTCGCCAGCGCGGCGTTCGGCCTGGGCTGGTCCCGGCGCAACGGCCGCGTCCGCCCGGTCGCGGACGGCGCGCTGACCGGCGATGACCTCGCCGCCCTCGGCCTCGCGCGGCTCGGCGAGCGGGCGACGCTGGTGCAGTTCTCGTCGGCGTTCTGCGCGCCGTGCCGCGCCACCCGCCGCATCCTCGGCGAGGTCGCCGAGATGGTCGACGGCGTCGCGTACGCGGAGGTCGACGCCGAGTCGCACCTCGACGCGGTGCGGCGCTTCGACGTCCTGCGCACCCCCACCGTGCTCGTCCTCGACCGCACCGGCCGCGTCGTCGTCCGCGCGTCCGGGCAGCCGCGCAAGGCCGACGTGCTCGCCGGCGTCGGGAAGGCCGTCTCCGGCGATGCCGTAGGGTCGAGCCGATGA
- a CDS encoding glycosyltransferase family 4 protein, which translates to MRLLFFGTYDVRAHPRVEVLMEGFRALGDEVEECDVPLGIDTEMRVRMLRQPWLLVLLAVRIAAAWARLSWRVLRRRPRPDAVVVGYLGQADVLLARRLFPRTPIALDYLVSLSDTATDRQAGGSAVNRMLARADDAAVRATDVVVVDTEEQRVTVRATPRDTTVVVSVGAPQWWFSPPAPLEPAPLRVLFFGLYTPLQGAPVIGRAIALLADDERVAFTMVGTGQDRAATEALARANPRVDWIDRVPPRELPALAAAHHVNLGVFSTAPKGLRVVPNKVYQGAAAGCATVTSDSPPQRTVLGSSALLVPPGDADALAETLRTLAGDPARVDALRDAAYDLAVRSFRPDNLVAPLRARLLGGTA; encoded by the coding sequence TTGCGGCTGCTCTTCTTCGGGACGTACGACGTCCGCGCGCACCCGCGCGTCGAGGTGCTGATGGAGGGGTTCCGCGCGCTCGGCGACGAGGTCGAGGAGTGCGACGTCCCGCTCGGCATCGACACGGAGATGCGGGTGCGGATGCTCAGGCAGCCGTGGCTGCTCGTGCTGCTGGCGGTGCGCATCGCGGCGGCGTGGGCGCGGCTGTCGTGGCGGGTGCTGCGCCGCCGCCCGCGCCCCGACGCCGTCGTCGTCGGCTACCTCGGGCAGGCGGACGTGCTGCTGGCGCGGCGGCTGTTCCCGCGCACGCCGATCGCGCTCGACTACCTCGTCTCGCTCTCCGACACCGCGACCGACCGGCAGGCCGGCGGCTCCGCCGTCAACCGGATGCTGGCCCGCGCCGACGACGCCGCCGTCCGCGCCACCGACGTCGTCGTGGTCGACACCGAGGAGCAGCGGGTCACCGTCCGCGCGACCCCGCGCGACACCACCGTCGTCGTGTCGGTGGGGGCGCCGCAGTGGTGGTTCTCCCCGCCCGCGCCGCTGGAGCCGGCGCCGTTGCGGGTGCTGTTCTTCGGGCTCTACACGCCGTTGCAGGGCGCGCCGGTGATCGGGCGCGCGATCGCGCTGCTCGCGGACGACGAGCGGGTGGCGTTCACCATGGTCGGCACCGGCCAGGACCGCGCCGCGACGGAGGCTCTGGCCCGGGCCAATCCCCGCGTCGACTGGATCGACCGGGTGCCGCCGCGTGAGCTCCCCGCGCTCGCCGCCGCGCACCACGTCAACCTCGGCGTCTTCTCCACCGCCCCCAAAGGGCTGCGCGTCGTCCCGAACAAGGTCTACCAGGGTGCCGCCGCCGGCTGCGCCACCGTCACCTCCGACTCCCCGCCGCAACGCACCGTCCTCGGCTCGTCGGCGCTGCTCGTCCCGCCCGGCGACGCGGACGCGCTGGCCGAGACGCTGCGTACGCTGGCGGGCGACCCGGCCCGGGTGGACGCGCTGCGGGACGCGGCGTACGACCTGGCCGTACGGTCGTTCCGTCCCGACAACCTCGTCGCGCCGCTCCGGGCGCGCCTGCTGGGAGGCACCGCATGA
- a CDS encoding DsrE family protein: MANRLVVKVTAGEDASERCSQAFTVAAVAVASGVPVSLWLTGESAWFALPGRAEAFVLPESAPLADLLAAVLAGGTVTLCTQCAARRSIGPEDVVPGVRIAGAQAFLEEALAEGAQALVY; the protein is encoded by the coding sequence GTGGCGAACAGGCTAGTGGTGAAGGTCACCGCGGGTGAGGACGCGTCGGAGCGCTGCTCGCAGGCGTTCACCGTCGCGGCGGTGGCGGTGGCCAGCGGCGTGCCGGTGTCGCTGTGGCTGACCGGGGAGTCGGCGTGGTTCGCGCTGCCGGGGCGGGCGGAGGCGTTCGTGCTGCCGGAGTCGGCGCCGCTCGCCGACCTGCTGGCGGCGGTGCTGGCCGGGGGGACGGTGACGTTGTGCACCCAGTGCGCCGCGCGCCGGTCGATCGGCCCCGAGGACGTGGTCCCCGGGGTCCGCATCGCCGGCGCGCAGGCGTTCCTGGAGGAGGCCCTGGCTGAAGGCGCCCAGGCCCTCGTCTACTAG
- a CDS encoding alkaline phosphatase family protein: MRKRLALAAATALLLPLPSTAAPAPPPVKRVFVYVLENASYADVLGNPKAPYLNALAKQYALATNYTATGHESLGNYISMTSGQPPNPATATDCLVYATALCVQDVANVADQLEAAHHTWRGYMDGMPRPCAHPAENAPDGNQGHYATRHNPFVYYRSIVGDQKRCASHVVALDQLWRDQKAGKVPEFAYVVPDLCHDGHDSGASCSAGGGLAEADAFARRTIPRILADRSFRDGGLLVLTFDEGATVDDDAPLSVESGEPDVGGRVFTVLVTPRLAKGSRLTAAYDHYSLLRTIEDVFCLPYLGRAGDPLVTSMLPALHQQRRC, encoded by the coding sequence GTGAGGAAGCGACTCGCCCTGGCCGCCGCGACGGCGTTGCTGCTGCCGCTCCCGTCGACCGCCGCCCCGGCGCCGCCGCCGGTGAAGCGCGTCTTCGTCTACGTGCTGGAGAACGCCTCGTACGCCGACGTGCTCGGCAACCCGAAGGCGCCGTACCTCAACGCCCTCGCGAAGCAGTACGCGCTCGCCACCAACTACACCGCGACCGGCCACGAGAGCCTCGGCAACTACATCTCGATGACCAGCGGGCAGCCGCCGAACCCGGCCACCGCCACCGACTGCCTCGTCTACGCCACCGCCCTCTGCGTGCAGGACGTGGCCAACGTCGCCGACCAGCTCGAGGCCGCGCACCACACCTGGCGCGGCTATATGGACGGCATGCCGCGGCCGTGCGCGCACCCGGCCGAGAACGCCCCCGACGGCAACCAGGGCCACTACGCGACCCGGCACAACCCGTTCGTCTACTACCGCTCGATCGTCGGTGACCAGAAGCGGTGCGCGTCGCACGTCGTGGCGCTGGACCAGCTCTGGCGCGACCAGAAGGCCGGGAAGGTGCCGGAGTTCGCCTACGTCGTGCCGGACCTCTGCCACGACGGCCACGACTCCGGCGCGTCCTGCTCCGCCGGGGGCGGGCTGGCCGAGGCGGACGCGTTCGCGCGGCGGACGATCCCGCGCATCCTCGCCGACCGGTCGTTCCGCGACGGCGGGCTGCTGGTGCTGACGTTCGACGAGGGCGCGACAGTCGACGACGACGCGCCGCTGTCGGTCGAGTCCGGGGAGCCCGACGTGGGCGGGCGGGTGTTCACGGTGCTCGTCACGCCGCGGCTGGCGAAGGGCAGCAGGCTGACGGCGGCGTACGACCACTACTCGCTGCTGCGGACGATCGAGGACGTGTTCTGCCTGCCGTACCTCGGCCGGGCGGGCGACCCGCTCGTCACCTCGATGCTGCCGGCGCTGCATCAGCAACGGCGGTGCTAG
- a CDS encoding sulfurtransferase — protein sequence MSRSDVLVTADEAEGLVGQPGVVFVEVDEDVSAYDKGHIAGAVRLDWKTELQDQVKRDFVDKAQFEALLSEKGIANDDTVVLYGGNNNWFAAYAYWYFKLYGHQDVKLLDGGRKKWELDSRPLTTDVEQRPRTQYTAREQDLSIRAFRDEVVDAIGTKNLVDVRSPDEFSGKLLAPAHLPQEQSQRAGHIPSAANIPWSQAANEDGTFKSDDELRTLYSGKGVTEDKPTIAYCRIGERSSHTWFVLRELLGYTDVKNYDGSWTEYGSLVGVPIEKDA from the coding sequence ATGAGCCGTTCCGACGTACTGGTCACCGCCGACGAGGCCGAGGGCCTCGTCGGGCAGCCGGGCGTCGTCTTCGTCGAGGTCGACGAGGACGTCTCGGCCTACGACAAGGGCCACATCGCCGGCGCCGTCCGCCTCGACTGGAAGACCGAGCTCCAGGACCAGGTCAAGCGCGACTTCGTGGACAAGGCGCAGTTCGAGGCGCTGCTGTCCGAGAAGGGCATCGCCAACGACGACACCGTCGTCCTCTACGGCGGCAACAACAACTGGTTCGCCGCGTACGCGTACTGGTACTTCAAGCTCTACGGCCACCAGGACGTCAAGCTCCTCGACGGCGGCCGCAAGAAGTGGGAGCTCGACTCCCGCCCGCTCACCACCGACGTCGAGCAGCGGCCGCGCACCCAGTACACGGCGCGGGAGCAGGACCTGTCGATCCGCGCGTTCCGCGACGAGGTCGTCGACGCGATCGGCACCAAGAACCTCGTCGACGTCCGCTCGCCCGACGAGTTCTCCGGCAAGCTCCTCGCGCCCGCGCACCTGCCGCAGGAGCAGAGCCAGCGCGCCGGCCACATCCCGTCCGCCGCGAACATCCCGTGGTCGCAGGCCGCCAACGAGGACGGCACGTTCAAGTCCGACGACGAGCTGCGCACCCTCTACTCCGGCAAGGGCGTCACCGAGGACAAGCCGACGATCGCCTACTGCCGGATCGGCGAGCGCTCGTCGCACACGTGGTTCGTGCTGCGCGAGCTCCTGGGGTACACCGACGTCAAGAACTACGACGGCTCGTGGACCGAGTACGGCTCGCTCGTCGGCGTCCCGATCGAGAAGGACGCCTGA
- a CDS encoding DUF1416 domain-containing protein — translation MCGATVGGLSVEGIDVTKETVIQGTVENAGQPVPGAFVRLLDSSGEFTAEVVTSATGAFRFFAAPGEWTLRALSSSGTGQASVAADRGVTETTITL, via the coding sequence ATGTGCGGCGCGACCGTCGGCGGACTCTCCGTGGAGGGGATCGACGTGACCAAGGAGACGGTGATCCAGGGGACGGTCGAGAACGCCGGCCAGCCCGTGCCGGGCGCGTTCGTCCGGCTGCTCGACTCGTCGGGTGAGTTCACGGCCGAGGTGGTCACCTCGGCCACGGGCGCGTTCCGGTTCTTCGCCGCGCCCGGCGAGTGGACGCTCCGGGCGCTGTCGTCGTCGGGCACCGGCCAGGCCTCGGTCGCGGCCGACCGCGGCGTGACGGAGACGACGATCACGCTCTAG
- a CDS encoding SigE family RNA polymerase sigma factor, producing MSFDDDFAVLYRAAYRVAFRLLGDRTEAEDVAQEALARTYVRWRTVEAYAAPWACRVATNLAIDRTRRTRRLSGETAPDRPGPDAFCDERLDLQRALRALPRRQRDVVVLRYLADQPEAAVATALGVSVGAVKSHASRGLAALRARLGEPVGS from the coding sequence GTGAGCTTCGACGACGACTTCGCCGTGCTCTACCGCGCCGCCTACCGGGTGGCGTTCCGGCTGCTGGGCGACCGGACGGAGGCGGAGGACGTGGCGCAGGAGGCGTTGGCGCGGACGTACGTCCGCTGGCGCACGGTCGAGGCGTACGCCGCGCCGTGGGCCTGCCGCGTCGCCACGAACCTCGCCATCGACCGCACCCGCCGCACCCGCCGGCTCTCCGGCGAGACGGCCCCCGACCGACCGGGCCCGGACGCGTTCTGCGACGAACGGCTCGACCTGCAACGCGCCCTCCGCGCGCTGCCCCGGCGCCAGCGCGACGTCGTCGTGCTGCGCTACCTCGCCGACCAGCCCGAGGCCGCGGTCGCCACCGCGCTCGGCGTCTCGGTCGGCGCCGTGAAGTCACACGCCTCGCGCGGGCTGGCGGCGCTGCGCGCCCGGCTCGGCGAGCCAGTGGGGAGCTGA
- a CDS encoding alpha/beta fold hydrolase, with translation MGRGYPPLSEGAETTTLRTADGVRLAASHLPRPGSDIAVVVAHGFTGTHRKPWQARVALALAEHAGVVAFDFRGHGDSGGVSTLGELEVLDVDAAVAWARALGYRYVVTCGWSMGGSAVIRHAALLGGIDAVISVSATSRWRVRDTKPMRRLHWVVERRLGRVVGRAYLRTRLATHWADEPESPVEVVGRIAPVPLLVVHGDRDSYFTVEHPEALFAAANEPKELWLVEGFAHAESGATEELLDRIGRHLPALVARVPATS, from the coding sequence ATGGGACGCGGGTACCCGCCCCTTTCCGAGGGGGCGGAGACGACGACGCTGCGCACGGCCGACGGCGTGCGGCTGGCGGCCTCGCACCTGCCGCGCCCCGGCAGCGACATCGCCGTCGTGGTCGCGCACGGGTTCACCGGGACGCACCGCAAGCCGTGGCAGGCCCGCGTCGCGCTGGCGCTGGCGGAGCACGCGGGGGTGGTGGCGTTCGACTTCCGCGGGCACGGCGACTCGGGCGGCGTGTCGACGCTCGGCGAGCTGGAGGTGCTCGACGTCGACGCGGCGGTCGCCTGGGCGCGCGCGCTCGGCTACCGGTACGTCGTCACCTGCGGCTGGTCGATGGGCGGGTCCGCGGTGATCCGGCACGCGGCGTTGCTCGGCGGCATCGACGCCGTGATCAGCGTGAGCGCGACCAGCCGGTGGCGGGTCCGCGACACCAAGCCGATGCGCCGCCTGCACTGGGTGGTCGAACGCCGCCTGGGCCGGGTCGTGGGCCGCGCCTACCTGCGCACCCGGCTCGCGACGCACTGGGCGGACGAGCCCGAGTCGCCGGTCGAGGTGGTGGGCCGGATCGCGCCGGTGCCGTTGCTGGTCGTGCACGGCGACCGCGACTCGTACTTCACGGTGGAGCACCCGGAGGCACTGTTCGCGGCCGCGAACGAGCCGAAGGAGCTGTGGCTGGTCGAGGGGTTCGCGCACGCCGAGTCGGGCGCGACGGAGGAGCTGCTCGACCGGATCGGGCGCCACCTGCCCGCGCTGGTCGCGCGGGTGCCCGCGACGTCGTGA
- a CDS encoding DUF4395 domain-containing protein, with the protein MSYVDPRGPRFGAWVTTIVLALVLLTRSPWLAAAQTLVFLAGAAAGLKAAPYGLLYRRLVAPRLAPPAELEAELPPRFAQAVGAAFGAVATLGYATGAPAVGTAATALALAAAFLNAAFAFCLGCEVLLLARRVLGRAEIARFVPRTDTKGASA; encoded by the coding sequence ATGTCCTACGTCGACCCGCGCGGTCCGCGCTTCGGCGCCTGGGTCACGACGATCGTGCTCGCGCTCGTCCTGCTGACCCGGTCGCCGTGGCTCGCCGCCGCGCAGACGCTCGTCTTCCTCGCCGGCGCCGCCGCCGGCCTCAAGGCCGCCCCGTACGGCCTGCTCTACCGGCGCCTCGTCGCCCCCCGCCTCGCCCCGCCCGCCGAGCTCGAGGCGGAGCTGCCGCCGCGGTTCGCGCAGGCGGTCGGCGCGGCGTTCGGCGCCGTCGCCACCCTCGGCTACGCCACCGGCGCGCCCGCCGTGGGCACCGCCGCGACAGCGCTCGCGCTCGCGGCGGCGTTCCTCAACGCGGCGTTCGCGTTCTGCCTCGGCTGCGAGGTGCTGCTGCTCGCCCGCCGCGTGCTCGGCCGCGCCGAGATCGCCCGCTTCGTCCCCCGAACCGACACCAAGGGAGCATCCGCATGA
- a CDS encoding inorganic phosphate transporter, giving the protein MTGTTFALVVVVGIALAFDYTNGFHDAANSIATIVSTRVLTPRLAVLWAAFWNFVAFLVFKTKVADTIAKGIVDPKTKTLTIGVVFAGLVGAIAWNLLTFYLGLPTSSSHALVGGIAGAAVARAGFHVLLLAKVREIGAFIVLAPLIGLALGLVTTLVILWLFHRVRRLRVLNSGFRAGQLLSSAAFSLGHGANDAQKTMGIILALLIATGHASSTAEVPLWVVLSAHTAIGLGTLSGGWRIVKTMGSKITRLQPVGGFAAESASAVTLFFTAANGIPVSTTHTIAGSIVGVGATHRLSAVRWGVASQVVWAWVLTIPGAFAIAMLTSLLVKAFA; this is encoded by the coding sequence ATGACCGGTACGACGTTCGCGCTCGTCGTCGTCGTCGGGATCGCGCTGGCGTTCGACTACACGAACGGCTTCCACGACGCCGCCAACTCCATCGCCACCATCGTCTCCACCCGCGTGCTCACGCCCCGCCTGGCGGTGCTGTGGGCGGCGTTCTGGAACTTCGTGGCGTTCCTCGTCTTCAAGACCAAGGTCGCCGACACCATCGCCAAGGGGATCGTCGACCCCAAGACCAAGACGCTCACCATCGGCGTCGTCTTCGCCGGCCTCGTCGGCGCGATCGCGTGGAACCTCCTGACGTTCTACCTCGGCCTGCCCACCTCGTCGTCGCATGCCCTCGTCGGCGGCATCGCCGGCGCCGCCGTCGCGCGCGCCGGGTTCCACGTGCTGCTGCTGGCCAAGGTGCGGGAGATCGGCGCGTTCATCGTGCTGGCGCCGTTGATCGGGCTGGCGCTCGGGCTCGTCACGACGCTCGTCATCCTCTGGCTGTTCCACCGGGTGCGGCGGCTGCGGGTGCTCAACTCCGGCTTCCGCGCCGGGCAGCTCCTGTCGTCGGCGGCGTTCAGCCTCGGCCACGGCGCCAACGACGCGCAGAAGACGATGGGCATCATCCTCGCGCTGCTCATCGCCACCGGGCACGCCAGCTCCACCGCCGAGGTGCCGTTGTGGGTGGTGCTGTCCGCGCACACCGCGATCGGCCTCGGCACGCTCTCCGGCGGCTGGCGCATCGTCAAGACGATGGGCTCGAAGATCACGCGACTCCAGCCGGTCGGCGGCTTCGCGGCCGAGAGCGCGTCGGCGGTGACGCTGTTCTTCACCGCCGCTAACGGCATCCCCGTCTCCACCACGCACACCATCGCCGGCTCGATCGTCGGCGTCGGCGCCACGCACCGGCTTTCCGCCGTGCGGTGGGGCGTCGCCAGCCAGGTCGTGTGGGCGTGGGTGCTCACGATCCCGGGAGCGTTCGCCATCGCCATGCTGACGTCGCTGCTCGTGAAGGCGTTCGCGTGA